A single region of the Ferrimicrobium sp. genome encodes:
- a CDS encoding ATP-binding cassette domain-containing protein, with product MTSTPATPSTLFTLHQVSRIYGGSRRNVIALDSLNLTIHTGERVGIVGESGSGKTTLARLLVALDTPSSGELLFMGQPLPAKGEPLLNFRQQVQIVFQDPFGSLDPRLSIGASIAEPLRALRVAEDPQLRVQELLRAVGLTPNTETLYPHQLSGGQRQRVAIARALAPRPSVLVADEAVSGLDVSVRAQVLNLIANLVDELGLTLVFISHDLAVIRHICSRVVVLYRGKLVEENTTEMLFTHPQHPYTRELLASIPRLPE from the coding sequence GTGACAAGCACACCCGCCACCCCATCAACACTCTTTACGCTTCATCAGGTCAGCCGGATCTACGGCGGAAGCCGCCGCAACGTTATCGCTCTCGATAGCCTCAACCTCACCATCCATACGGGGGAACGCGTGGGAATCGTTGGTGAATCCGGGTCAGGCAAAACGACACTCGCGCGGCTCCTAGTAGCCCTCGATACGCCAAGTTCCGGTGAACTCCTCTTCATGGGTCAACCACTGCCCGCAAAGGGTGAGCCGCTGCTCAACTTCCGCCAACAAGTGCAGATCGTCTTTCAAGACCCTTTTGGTTCCTTGGATCCGCGCCTCTCAATCGGTGCATCGATCGCAGAACCGCTACGGGCTCTCCGTGTGGCCGAAGATCCGCAACTGCGAGTGCAAGAACTCCTGCGGGCTGTTGGCCTCACTCCCAATACCGAGACGCTCTATCCGCATCAGCTCTCCGGAGGACAGCGCCAGCGGGTCGCCATCGCGCGGGCTCTTGCCCCACGACCATCAGTGCTGGTCGCCGACGAAGCTGTCTCGGGCCTCGACGTCTCCGTTCGAGCTCAGGTTCTGAATCTCATCGCCAACCTCGTTGATGAGCTCGGTTTGACCCTGGTATTCATCTCCCATGACCTAGCGGTCATTCGCCATATCTGTTCACGAGTAGTCGTCCTCTATCGAGGAAAACTGGTCGAAGAGAATACCACCGAGATGCTCTTCACCCACCCACAGCACCCCTACACCCGGGAGTTACTGGCGTCAATACCGCGATTGCCCGAATGA
- a CDS encoding oxidoreductase produces MSDLPPNSATSPKVALVTGANGGLGRWCSLGLAQRGSVVILGCRSAQRGQAAIDWIHQRVPAANLELLAMDLANLASVQEAAQELAERHHVLDVLVNNAGVMMLPRAMTVDGFEQQFGINYLAHYALTAQLFERLLASEAPRVVSVASLVANHGSVQLDDLQGLTHYGRSRAYAQSKLANLLFGKELARRAETKGLSLTSVIAHPGFANTGLQRRTGRANLGRVGEVAMIGANLLFAQSAERGAIPLIRAATDLTLDNGTYLGPDGLKELWGRKAAPAHVPKAALDEEVARELWEISATLSGVSFPL; encoded by the coding sequence GTGTCGGATCTCCCTCCCAACAGTGCCACGTCTCCCAAAGTAGCACTTGTCACTGGTGCCAACGGTGGCTTAGGTCGGTGGTGTAGCCTCGGACTTGCCCAGCGCGGCTCCGTGGTGATCCTGGGTTGCCGAAGTGCTCAACGCGGACAAGCAGCTATCGATTGGATTCACCAACGAGTGCCAGCGGCGAATCTCGAACTACTCGCGATGGACCTAGCGAACCTTGCGTCAGTTCAAGAGGCGGCACAGGAGCTCGCCGAACGTCACCACGTCCTTGACGTCCTCGTCAACAACGCAGGAGTCATGATGCTGCCTAGGGCGATGACGGTGGATGGATTTGAGCAGCAGTTTGGAATCAACTACCTTGCCCACTACGCCCTGACCGCCCAACTGTTCGAGCGGCTGCTGGCAAGCGAGGCCCCAAGGGTCGTCTCCGTCGCGAGTTTGGTGGCAAATCATGGGAGCGTTCAGCTTGACGACCTGCAAGGACTAACCCATTATGGACGCTCTCGTGCCTATGCCCAGTCCAAGCTCGCCAACCTGCTCTTTGGCAAGGAGCTTGCACGCAGGGCAGAGACCAAGGGTCTCTCACTCACCAGCGTGATCGCTCATCCGGGTTTTGCTAACACCGGCCTTCAACGGCGGACTGGCAGAGCGAATCTTGGTCGAGTGGGCGAGGTCGCTATGATCGGCGCCAACCTCCTCTTTGCACAGTCCGCCGAACGAGGCGCCATCCCTCTCATTCGAGCGGCGACTGACTTGACTCTTGACAATGGGACCTATCTCGGACCCGATGGGTTGAAAGAACTCTGGGGCAGGAAAGCAGCCCCTGCTCACGTACCAAAAGCCGCGCTCGATGAGGAAGTTGCAAGGGAACTCTGGGAGATCTCCGCCACCCTCTCTGGCGTCAGCTTCCCCCTCTAG
- a CDS encoding transcriptional repressor — translation MVNPEQLIDRLRSRGWRLSAQRRVVAEALQGDHVHMSAEEIYSLARERLEEISQATVYNTLRELVSMGEVRVLLADDGVKRYDPNVAVAHHHLLCVHCQTFKDVHPSGDDGVELPDAERFGFILTGMDIVFKGICPECQLVLGVQDHQ, via the coding sequence GTGGTAAACCCTGAACAGTTAATTGATCGCCTGCGCAGTCGGGGTTGGCGACTCAGTGCCCAGCGTCGCGTGGTGGCAGAGGCGCTCCAAGGCGACCATGTCCATATGAGTGCTGAAGAGATCTACAGTCTTGCGCGCGAGCGACTCGAGGAGATCAGTCAGGCTACCGTTTACAACACCCTACGTGAACTTGTCAGCATGGGCGAGGTCCGCGTACTCTTGGCTGACGATGGGGTAAAACGCTATGACCCAAATGTTGCGGTGGCGCATCATCATCTGTTGTGTGTCCATTGCCAAACCTTTAAGGACGTGCACCCAAGCGGTGATGATGGTGTTGAACTCCCTGACGCTGAACGTTTCGGCTTCATACTTACTGGAATGGATATCGTCTTCAAAGGCATTTGTCCAGAGTGTCAGCTCGTGCTCGGAGTCCAGGATCACCAGTGA